GACCCGCTGAAGGAAGAGTTTCACTTCTGCGGCAACGATTCCCCGGAAGCCTCGCCTTACTGCACCTTCCATGCGCGGCTGGCCTACCAGCCGTCGGGGGAGCGCCGCAGGGCCCGCTAAGAAGCCGGACAGCATCACAAAAAAAGGGGCCGATCGGTCCCTTTTTTTGTTGGCGACTTTCAGACCGCTCAGCTTTCGAGCGAATAGCCGGCGCCGCGAACGGTGCGGATGACGTCGGGCATGTTCGAGAAGTTCAGAGCCTTGCGCAGACGACCGACATGCACGTCGACGGTGCGCTCGTCGACATAGATGTCATGCCCCCAGACGCCATCCAGAAGCTGCGAGCGAGAGAAGACGCGGCCCGGCGAGGACATCAGGAACTCCAGAAGACGGAACTCGGTCGGGCCGAGGCGCACTTCGCGGCTGCGGCGATGAACGCGGTGGGTCTCGCGGTCGAGTTCGATGTCGCCGCAGCGAAGCAGCGTCGAGAGCACCTCGGGCTTTGCCCGGCGCAGCATCGCCTTGACGCGCGCCATCAGCTCCGGCGTCGAGAAGGGCTTGACCACATAGTCGTCGGCACCGGTCGCCAGACCCCGGACGCGCTCGCTTTCCTCGCCGCGCGCCGTCAGCATGATGATCGGCAGACGTTCGGTCTCCGGGCGCTGGCGCAGCCGGCGGCAAAGCTCGATGCCGGAAACACCGGGCAGCATCCAGTCGAGGATAAGCAGGTCGGGCAGCCGCTCCTGAAGCCGGATCTCCGCCTCGTCGCCCCTGAGGATCGTGTCGACGTCGAAGCCTTCGGCTTCCAGATTGTAACGCAGCAGAACGCTCAGCGCCTCTTCGTCTTCGACTACGGCGATTTTTGGCAACATCAGGTAACGTCTCCTTACCGCGGGCGGCCTTTGGGCTCATCGGCCCGGCCGGCGCTCAGACACTCTAAATCTGGAGCACATCCGCCGATTTCAAAGGCGGGGCGAAAACCGCGTGCTTCAGATACAGGAACTCGGGGCCGCGACCGAAGCCGCGACCGGATCAGATTTCAAAGGGCATGCATGCTTGCGGCGCGCTTGGCGCTCAGTCGTTGACCGAGCCCAGCGTCGACGTGGTGTCATCCTTCGGACGCTCGCCTTCCGGCTGGGCGCCCGTCGCCATGTAATAGATCGTCTCAGCGATATTGGTCGCATGGTCGCCGATGCGCTCGATGTTCTTGGCGCAGAACAGAAGATGCGTGCAGGGCGTGATGTTGCGCGGATCTTCCATCATGTAGGTCAGAAGCTCGCGGAACAGCGAGGTGTAGATCGCATCGATCTCCTCGTCGCGCTCGCGGATGCTGTTGGCCTTCTCAGGCGAGCGCGAAGCGTAGACGTCGAGCACCTCCTTGAGCTGGACGAGAGCAAGCTCTGCCAGGTGCTCCAGGCCGCGGGCGAGCTTGCGCGGAATGCCGGATCCGGCAACCGCGATCACGCGCTTGGCGGTGTTCTTGCCAAGGTCGCCGACGCGTTCCAGATCGGAGGCGATGCGGATCGACCCCATGATCTCGCGCAGGTCGGCGGCGACCGGCTGGCGCTTGGCGATCGTGACGATCGCCTTCTCGCCGATCTGGCGCTCGGCGTCGTCGAGAACGGTGTCGTCCGAGATCACCTTCTGTGCGAGAGCGAGGTCGGAATTGACCAGCGCGCGAACGGATTCGGCGACCATCTGCTCGGCGAGACCGCCCATCTCCGAGATGCGGCGCGTCAGGTACTTCAGTTCTTCGTCATAGGCGGACATGATATGCATGGACATGATCGTCGATCCTTACGGGCGCTTTGCAGTTACTGTTGCAGCCTTATGCGGCCTCAGCCGAAGCGGCCCATGATGTAATCCTGGGTGCGCTGGTCATCCGGATTGGTGAACATCTTGTCGGTGTCGTTCTCCTCGACGAGATTGCCGAGGTGGAACATGGCGGTGCGCTGCGAAACGCGGGCGGCCTGCTGCATCGAATGGGTCACGATGACGATCGTGAAGTTCGTGCGCAGTTCGTGGATGAGCTCTTCAACCTTGGCCGTCGCGATCGGATCAAGCGCAGAGCAGGGCTCGTCCATCAGGATGACTTCCGGGCTGACGGCGACCGCACGGGCGATGCAGAGGCGCTGCTGCTGACCACCGGAAAGGCCGGTGCCCGGCTCCTGCAGACGATCCTTTACCTCGTTCCACAGACCGGCCTTCTGCAGGCTGGTCTCGACCACTTCGTCAAAATCGGCCTTGGTGCGGGCAAGTCCGTGGATGCGCGGACCGTAGGCGACGTTGTCGTAGATCGACTTCGGGAACGGGTTCGGCTTCTGGAAGACCATGCCGACGCGGGCGCGCAGTTCGACGACGTCGATCGTCGGGTCATAGATGTCGTCCTCGTCGAGCGTGATCTTGCCGGTGACGCGGCAGTTCTCGATCGTGTCGTTCATGCGGTTCAGCGTGCGCAGGAAGGTCGACTTGCCGCAACCCGAAGGACCGATCAGCGCCGTGACGGTGTTCTCGCGGATGTTGAGGTTGACGTCGAAAAGCGCGCGCTTCTCGCCGTAGTAGACCGACACATCCTTGCCGATCATCTTGTAGGGCACGGTGTTCATTTTCTGATCCAGGGCCTTCTCGACTGCTGCTTCTGACATGATGTTCATAGTAATTACCTCACTACCAGCGGCGCTCAAAGCGACGTCGCAACAGAATGGCTCCAAGGTTCATGACGACCAGGAAGATGAGAAGAATGATGATTGCGCCAGAGGTGCGCTCGACGAAGGCGCGTTCCGCCTCGTTGGCCCACATGTAGATCTGCACCGGCAGCGCCGTCGACGGTTCCATCGGCGAACCGGGAAAATCGACAACGAAGGCAACCATGCCGATCAGGAGCAGCGGCGCCGTTTCGCCAAGCGCATGGGCAAGACCGATGATGGTGCCGGTCAGTATACCGGGCATGGCGAGCGGCAGCACGTGGTGGAAGATGGTCTGCATCTTCGACGCACCGAGACCGAGGGCCGCCGAGCGGATCGACGGCGGGACCGCCTTCAACGCCGCACGGGTGGCGATGATGATCGTCGGAAGCGTCATCAACGTCAGCACGAAGCCGCCGACGACGGCTGCCGAGCGCGGCATGCCGGCGAAGTTGATGAAGACGGCAAGGCCCAGGAGACCGTAGACGATCGACGGAACGGCCGCGAGGTTGTTGATGTTGACCTCGATCAGGTCGGTCAGCCGGTTCTTCGGCGCAAACTCCTCGAGGTAGATCGAGGCGGCGACGCCGATCGGAAGCGACAGCACCAGCACGATCAGCATCATGTAGAGCGAGCCGAGGGCAGCGACGCCGACGCCTGCCGCTTCGGGACGGCTGGAGGCGCCGAAGGTGAAGATGCCGGTGTTGAAGCTCTTCTTCAGGATGCCGGCGCTCGCCAGCTCGTTCATCCAGGTGACCTGCTGGTCCTTGACCTTGCGCTTGCCCTCATCGACCGAGAGATCGATCTGGCCCTTGAAGGCGGAGTCGATGTTGGCTTCGGCCAGCAGCGTGACAGGAACCGTCTTGCCGATGATCGACGGGTCGGCGACGACCATGTCGCGCAGCAGCGTGCGGGAGCTGGCGGAAACCATGTCGGTCGCCTGCTTGACCTGCGGCCGCTTGGTGGCGTCGATGCCGAGCTGCTTGACGAGCGCATCGCGCACCAGCAGCGGATAGTTGGCGGTCATCAGCACCTTGCCGTCGGTTGCGCGTTCGCCCTTGGGGTCGATGACCTTTTCAGTGAACTCGATCGGCAGCGTGATCGTCGTCTGCTGGAAGGCGGTGTAGCCGTTGGAAAATACGGTCCACAGCAGCAATGCCAGGAAGAAGAGACCGGTGCTGATCGCGGCCATGCCGTAAAAGCGGAACCGGCGTTCGGCAGCATAGCGACGCTTGATGCCGATATCGCGCTTGGCGGATGCGGGACGGGCGGAGATCCGGACGGTCGGGGAAGCGATGTCGGTCATTCGTACTGTTCCCGGTATTTGCGCACGATGTAGAGCGCGTAAATGTTGAGGCCGAGCGTGATGACGAAGAGCGTGATGCCCAGCGCGAAGGCCACCAGCGTCTGCGGCGAGGTGAACTCGAGGTCACCCGTCAGCTGGTTGACGATCTTCACAGTCACCGTCGTCATCGGCTCGAAAGGATTGATCTGCATGCGGGCCGCGACACCGGCCGCCAGCACCACGATCATGGTCTCGCCGACGGCGCGCGAGGCGGTCAGCAGCAACGCGCCGACGATGCCCGGAAGAGCGGCGGGAAGGATCACCTTCTTGACCGTTTCTGAGCGGGTGGCGCCAAGGCCGAGCGAGCCGTCACGCAGGGCGCGCGGCACCTGGGTGATGATGTCGTCCGACAGCGACGACACGAACGGGATCAGCATGATGCCCATGACGATGCCGGCCGTCAGCACGCTCTGTGCCTGGATGAAGTTCTGGTAGTTGCCGGTCATGAGACCGTTCATCTGCGCCGAGATATCGCGCAGGAACGGACCAACCGTCACCAGCGCAAAGAAACCGTAGACGATGGTCGGAATGCCGGCGAGCACTTCGAGCAGCGGCTTTGCGGTGGAGCGCAGGCGCGGGCTTGCATATTCCGCCATGTAGATCGCAGCAAAGAGGCCGATCGGCACTGCGAAGAGCATGGCGACGAAGGCGATATAGAGCGTACCGGCGAGGAGCGGGATCAGGCCGAACTGGCCCGAAGCACCACCGCTGCCGGCAGCCGCAAAGCGCGGATCCCAGACCGTGCCGAAGAAGAACTCGAACGGCGAGACCATGGTGAAGAAGCGGCCGGCTTCCGACAGCATCGAGGCGACGATGCCGACCGTCGTCAGGATGGCGATGGAGGACGCGACGATCAGCGAGCCGAGAATGACCCGCTCGACCTGGTTGCGGGCGCGGAAGCGGGTCGCGACGTTGCGGATGGCGTAGACGCCGCCGGCAATCGCGATCAGCAGAACGGCGACCGTCATCAGCCAGCGGTTGGTCGCGGTCATCGCGTTGAAGTGCTTGGCGACGGTGACCATGTAGGGATCGCCTTCGCCAGCAAGGGCAACACCCTTGGACGCGAGCGTCGCGCGAAGATTGGCGGAGCCGCCCTCAAGGGCTGCGAGCTCTTCGCCGCTCAGGCGCAGAAGGCCACCGGCAACGGATTTGACCTGACCGAGCGCGAGCTGCACGGCGGCAGGGCCCTGGCTCTGGACGGTATCCGGCAAGGCCGCGCGCGTGCTTCCGTCGATATACACGGGAGCGGCGAACAGCCAGGTGCCGAGAACGAGTGCGGCCGGAAGCATCGCCCAGATGGCGACGTAGCTACCGTGATAGCCCGGCAGAGAATGAAGGTTGGAGAGCTTGCCGCCGGACTGCGCCAGCGAACGGGCGCGGCCTGCAAAATAAGCAATGAAACCAATAACAATAATGAGCAAAAGAAGGAGCGAAGTACTCATCCGCACGTCTCCCCGGCATCGCCCGTCATGGGTGCCGGCAAATCGAATGAAGGCATGC
The nucleotide sequence above comes from Ensifer sp. PDNC004. Encoded proteins:
- the pstB gene encoding phosphate ABC transporter ATP-binding protein PstB, with product MNIMSEAAVEKALDQKMNTVPYKMIGKDVSVYYGEKRALFDVNLNIRENTVTALIGPSGCGKSTFLRTLNRMNDTIENCRVTGKITLDEDDIYDPTIDVVELRARVGMVFQKPNPFPKSIYDNVAYGPRIHGLARTKADFDEVVETSLQKAGLWNEVKDRLQEPGTGLSGGQQQRLCIARAVAVSPEVILMDEPCSALDPIATAKVEELIHELRTNFTIVIVTHSMQQAARVSQRTAMFHLGNLVEENDTDKMFTNPDDQRTQDYIMGRFG
- the phoB gene encoding phosphate regulon transcriptional regulator PhoB, which encodes MLPKIAVVEDEEALSVLLRYNLEAEGFDVDTILRGDEAEIRLQERLPDLLILDWMLPGVSGIELCRRLRQRPETERLPIIMLTARGEESERVRGLATGADDYVVKPFSTPELMARVKAMLRRAKPEVLSTLLRCGDIELDRETHRVHRRSREVRLGPTEFRLLEFLMSSPGRVFSRSQLLDGVWGHDIYVDERTVDVHVGRLRKALNFSNMPDVIRTVRGAGYSLES
- the phoU gene encoding phosphate signaling complex protein PhoU, with the translated sequence MMSMHIMSAYDEELKYLTRRISEMGGLAEQMVAESVRALVNSDLALAQKVISDDTVLDDAERQIGEKAIVTIAKRQPVAADLREIMGSIRIASDLERVGDLGKNTAKRVIAVAGSGIPRKLARGLEHLAELALVQLKEVLDVYASRSPEKANSIRERDEEIDAIYTSLFRELLTYMMEDPRNITPCTHLLFCAKNIERIGDHATNIAETIYYMATGAQPEGERPKDDTTSTLGSVND
- the pstC gene encoding phosphate ABC transporter permease subunit PstC, which produces MSTSLLLLLIIVIGFIAYFAGRARSLAQSGGKLSNLHSLPGYHGSYVAIWAMLPAALVLGTWLFAAPVYIDGSTRAALPDTVQSQGPAAVQLALGQVKSVAGGLLRLSGEELAALEGGSANLRATLASKGVALAGEGDPYMVTVAKHFNAMTATNRWLMTVAVLLIAIAGGVYAIRNVATRFRARNQVERVILGSLIVASSIAILTTVGIVASMLSEAGRFFTMVSPFEFFFGTVWDPRFAAAGSGGASGQFGLIPLLAGTLYIAFVAMLFAVPIGLFAAIYMAEYASPRLRSTAKPLLEVLAGIPTIVYGFFALVTVGPFLRDISAQMNGLMTGNYQNFIQAQSVLTAGIVMGIMLIPFVSSLSDDIITQVPRALRDGSLGLGATRSETVKKVILPAALPGIVGALLLTASRAVGETMIVVLAAGVAARMQINPFEPMTTVTVKIVNQLTGDLEFTSPQTLVAFALGITLFVITLGLNIYALYIVRKYREQYE
- the pstA gene encoding phosphate ABC transporter permease PstA: MTDIASPTVRISARPASAKRDIGIKRRYAAERRFRFYGMAAISTGLFFLALLLWTVFSNGYTAFQQTTITLPIEFTEKVIDPKGERATDGKVLMTANYPLLVRDALVKQLGIDATKRPQVKQATDMVSASSRTLLRDMVVADPSIIGKTVPVTLLAEANIDSAFKGQIDLSVDEGKRKVKDQQVTWMNELASAGILKKSFNTGIFTFGASSRPEAAGVGVAALGSLYMMLIVLVLSLPIGVAASIYLEEFAPKNRLTDLIEVNINNLAAVPSIVYGLLGLAVFINFAGMPRSAAVVGGFVLTLMTLPTIIIATRAALKAVPPSIRSAALGLGASKMQTIFHHVLPLAMPGILTGTIIGLAHALGETAPLLLIGMVAFVVDFPGSPMEPSTALPVQIYMWANEAERAFVERTSGAIIILLIFLVVMNLGAILLRRRFERRW